A single genomic interval of Rhododendron vialii isolate Sample 1 chromosome 3a, ASM3025357v1 harbors:
- the LOC131318637 gene encoding uncharacterized protein At5g39865 gives MGCSASRSHTLSTPPTTQEQPPQLPPPSSSNLSSPSHSSSWYSLSPTPIPRTLSLPTPLVHHPPLRKGDSAHLVSLTSTTYGSLLLVDPSYIPISNPNSDKTLTLEKNQNPREKEMMDPSSPDSVINTWELMEGLDEFDFEFVHKPGSSILQDSQSVDGVVGSVKNGPANAFGSIGCFEVVEEISSNDSKPLWKHLSEESLLAKMDANVVSSYRRALTTKSLGFRDRKPEPISKVSLSSSHQLCLTGTEDRVVLYYTSLRGIRRTYEDCCDVRMIFRGFRVCVDERDISMDSAYRKELQSVLGGKAMSLPRVFIGGKYIGGVDEIKQLHECGELGKILDGFPVRDLGYACESCGDVRFMPCPNCNGSRKVFEEEEGKLRRCTDCNENGLIRCPSCCS, from the coding sequence atgGGCTGCTCTGCTTCTCGTTCCCACACCCTCTCCACCCCACCCACCACCCAAGAACAACCCCCACAACTACCACCACCCTCCTCCTCAAATTTATCTTCACCTTCTCACTCCTCCtcctggtactctctctctcctaccccAATCCcccgcactctctctctccccaccccTCTCGTCCACCACCCCCCTCTCCGCAAGGGCGACTCCGCCCACCTCGTCTCTCTCACCTCCACCACCTACGGTTCTCTCCTCCTCGTCGACCCTTCTTACATCCCGATCTCTAATCCCAACAGcgacaaaaccctaaccctagaaaaaaaccaaaaccctagagagaaagagatgatgGACCCCTCATCTCCCGACTCCGTCATCAACACTTGGGAGCTCATGGAAGGCCTCGACGAATTCGACTTCGAATTCGTTCACAAACCCGGTTCCTCGATCCTCCAAGATTCTCAATCCGTGGATGGTGTTGTTGGGTCTGTTAAGAATGGACCAGCGAACGCATTTGGATCGATAGGTTGTTTCGAAGTGGTGGAAGAGATTAGTAGTAACGATTCGAAGCCGTTGTGGAAGCATTTGTCGGAGGAGTCGTTGCTGGCGAAAATGGATGCCAATGTGGTTTCGAGTTACAGGCGGGCATTGACCACGAAGTCATTAGGGTTCAGGGATAGGAAGCCGGAACCGATTAGTAAGGTCTCTTTATCGTCTAGTCATCAATTGTGTTTAACGGGTACTGAAGATAGAGTTGTATTGTATTATACTAGTTTGCGCGGGATTCGTAGGACTTACGAAGATTGTTGCGATGTTAGGATGATTTTTAGGGGGTTTAGGGTGTGTGTCGACGAAAGGGATATATCGATGGACTCGGCGTATAGAAAGGAGTTGCAGAGTGTGTTGGGAGGGAAAGCAATGAGTTTACCGCGAGTTTTTATTGGAGGGAAGTATATTGGGGGTGTGGATGAGATTAAGCAACTTCATGAGTGTGGCGAATTGGGGAAGATTTTGGACGGTTTTCCGGTTAGGGATTTGGGTTATGCTTGTGAGAGCTGTGGGGATGTGAGGTTTATGCCGTGCCCCAATTGCAATGGCAGTAGGAAGGTGTTTGAGGAAGAGGAAGGGAAATTGAGGAGATGCACAGACtgtaatgagaatggattgatTCGATGCCCCAGTTGCTGCTCTTGA
- the LOC131318632 gene encoding DNA-directed RNA polymerase V subunit 5A, whose translation MDPMEDDTEQQQPQQQQQQRQQDMDLNGEPYSRCLSSYVDEGSTESHRYYLSRRTLLEMLRDRGYSVPAAEIEMSLQDFRSIHGQTPDIERLRISASRRSDSLDKILVIFCGPGIVKVNVIRIIGTMIGNKDSLSRLILVVQNRVTNQAMKAMDLFSFKVEVFQITELLVNITKHALKPKHRVLTDEEKKKLLKKFSLEEKQLPRMLQKDAISRYYGLEKGQVVKVTYSGDITESHVTYRCVW comes from the exons ATGGATCCCATGGAGGACGACACGGAGCAACAGCAgccgcagcagcagcagcagcagaggCAGCAAGACATGGATTTGAACGGGGAGCCCTACAGCCGGTGCCTGAGCAGCTACGTCGACGAAGGCAGCACCGAGAGCCACCGATACTACCTCTCCCGCAGAACCCTCCTTGAGATGCTCAGGGACCGGGGCTACTCCGTCCCAGCCGCCGAAATCGAAATGTCCCTCCAGGATTTCCGGTCCATTCACGGCCAAACCCCCGACATCGAGCGCCTCAGGATCTCCGCCTCTCGCCGGTCCGACTCCTTGGATAag ATCCTCGTGATTTTCTGTGGACCAGGTATCGTAAAAGTGAATGTCATTCGCATCATTGGAACTATGATAGGTAACAAAGACTCTTTGAGTCGGCTGATATTAGTAGTGCAAAATCGAGTAACAAACCAAGCTATGAAGGCTATGGATCTTTTTAGCTTCAAGGTGGAAGTTTTCCAA ATTACCGAGTTGCTTGTTAACATCACAAAGCATGCGTTAAAGCCAAAGCACCGTGTATTGACtgatgaagagaaaaagaagctCTTGAAGAAGTTTAGTTTGGAGGAAAAACAG ctTCCTCGGATGTTGCAGAAAGATGCTATTTCACGATATTATGGACTGGAGAAGGGGCAAGTGGTTAAAGTCACTTACAGTGGCGACATCACGGAGTCCCACGTCACTTATCGCTGCGTTTGGTGA